One window of the Triticum dicoccoides isolate Atlit2015 ecotype Zavitan chromosome 3B, WEW_v2.0, whole genome shotgun sequence genome contains the following:
- the LOC119277672 gene encoding sialyltransferase-like protein 1, whose product MKRPLRGPFAALLFVVLCGAASFPSALRRALAPAAPALAPPPPPLDPARLNATLLRVAALDGSEPSLRRDVDDLLEGRLPASGRARARAWRRDRLHPLHLRHHQFPVHRRGHADRDHADSLLHPLPREELLLDPALRRALRSWHRLRRYDPAVLRDLPAVLSLPARIPSCAVVGNSGILLRHAHGALIDSHHAVFRLNNARIVGYTAHVGAKTNLSFINSNILHLCARRPGCFCHPYGSGVPVLLYICQAAHFLDVAACNASSLATHDAPISVTDPRLDVLCARIVKYYSLRRFVAETGRAVEDWNGAHDAALFHYSSGMQAIMVAVGVCDRVSVFGFGKVADAKHHYHSNQKNELDLHDYEAEYAFYRDLAERPQVVPFLKDTGLAVPPVVFYH is encoded by the coding sequence ATGAAGCGGCCGCTGCGGGGGCCCTTCGCGGCGCTCCTCTTCGTCGTGCTCTGCGGCGCGGCCTCCTTCCCCTCCGCGCTCCGCCGAGCGCTGGCCCCGGCGGCCCCCgcgctcgccccgccgccgccgccgctcgatcCCGCGCGCCTCAACGCCACGCTCCTCCGCGTCGCCGCCCTCGACGGCTCCGAGCCGTCCCTGCGCCGCGACGTCGACGACCTCCTCGAGGGCCGCCTCCCGGCTTCCGggcgcgcccgcgcccgcgcctggCGCCGCGACAGGCTCCACCCGCTCCACCTCCGCCACCACCAGTTCCCCGTCCACCGCCGCGGCCACGCAGACCGCGACCACGCCGACTCCCTCCTCCACCCGCTCCCGCGCGAGGAGCTCCTCCTCGACCCCGCCCTCCGCCGCGCGCTCCGCTCCTGGCACCGCCTTCGCCGCTACGACCCCGCCGTGCTCCGCGACCTCCCCGCCGTGCTCTCTCTCCCCGCCCGCATCCCCTCCTGCGCCGTCGTCGGCAACAGCGGCATCCTCCTCCGCCACGCCCACGGCGCCCTCATCGACTCCCACCACGCCGTCTTCCGCCTCAACAACGCCCGCATCGTCGGCTACACCGCGCACGTCGGCGCCAAGACCAACCTCTCCTTCATCAACAGCAACATACTCCACCTCTGCGCGCGCCGCCCGGGCTGCTTCTGCCACCCCTACGGCAGCGGCGTCCCCGTCCTCCTCTACATCTGCCAGGCCGCCCACTTCCTCGACGTCGCCGCCTGCAACGCCTCCTCGCTCGCCACCCACGACGCCCCCATCTCCGTCACCGACCCTCGCCTCGACGTCCTCTGCGCGCGCATCGTCAAGTACTACTCGCTCCGCCGCTTCGTCGCCGAGACGGGCCGCGCGGTCGAGGACTGGAACGGGGCGCACGACGCGGCGCTGTTCCACTACTCGTCCGGGATGCAGGCCATCATGGTGGCGGTGGGAGTGTGCGACAGGGTGAGCGTGTTCGGCTTCGGGAAGGTGGCAGACGCCAAGCACCATTACCACAGCAACCAGAAGAACGAGCTCGACCTCCACGACTACGAGGCGGAGTACGCCTTCTACCGCGACCTCGCCGAGCGCCCGCAGGTAGTCCCCTTCCTCAAGGACACTGGCTTGGCCGTCCCGCCGGTCGTGTTCTACCATTAG